A genomic region of Gallaecimonas xiamenensis 3-C-1 contains the following coding sequences:
- the dinF gene encoding MATE family efflux transporter DinF, with the protein MFTDHKRVLALALPMILSNITVPLLGLVDTAVIGHLANPAFLGGVAVGNMLVTFLFWLLGFLRMATTGLIAQAHGRGDGAALAAWLGKAGAMALALAAALLLLQWPLGQLGLWLSGASGEVKAQAALYFYARIWGAPAVLVNLVLLGFLVGRQDTRGPMALLILGNSLNILLDLMLVVGLGWQVRGAALASVVADYATLGLGLWLVHRRLPDFDWRAALGHSGWRRLLSLNRDILLRSFCLQLCFVFITFQGARMGDQVVAANAVLLNFLLLISYALDGIAYAAEALTGRAVGQGDEKALRYWVRLCGQWSLAFALAFVALFGFFGEGIIALLTDLPAVRQTAAQYLGWVVALPLVALWCYLFDGVFIGATRGRAMRNSMVLSTFGVFFPVWWLAQGLGNHGLWLALTAFMAMRGLSLWWLYRRPGFVSD; encoded by the coding sequence TTGTTTACCGACCACAAAAGGGTACTGGCCCTGGCCTTGCCCATGATCCTGTCCAATATCACAGTGCCCTTGCTGGGGCTGGTGGACACCGCCGTTATCGGTCACCTGGCCAATCCCGCCTTCCTGGGGGGCGTGGCGGTGGGCAACATGTTGGTGACTTTCCTGTTCTGGCTGCTGGGCTTTTTGCGCATGGCCACCACCGGCCTGATCGCCCAGGCCCATGGCCGGGGCGACGGCGCCGCTTTGGCCGCCTGGCTTGGCAAGGCCGGGGCCATGGCCCTAGCCCTGGCGGCGGCGCTGCTGCTGTTGCAATGGCCCCTTGGCCAGCTGGGGCTCTGGCTGAGCGGTGCCTCGGGGGAAGTCAAAGCCCAGGCCGCCCTCTATTTTTACGCCCGCATCTGGGGGGCGCCGGCGGTGCTGGTGAACCTGGTGCTGCTGGGCTTTCTGGTGGGGCGCCAAGACACCAGGGGCCCCATGGCGCTGCTGATCCTCGGCAACAGCCTCAATATCCTGCTGGACCTTATGCTGGTGGTGGGGCTGGGCTGGCAGGTGCGGGGGGCGGCCCTGGCATCTGTGGTGGCGGACTACGCCACCCTGGGGTTGGGGCTGTGGCTGGTGCACCGGCGCCTGCCGGATTTTGACTGGCGGGCGGCCCTTGGCCACAGCGGCTGGCGGCGGCTGTTGTCCCTTAACCGCGACATCTTGCTGCGCAGCTTTTGTCTGCAGCTGTGCTTTGTGTTCATCACCTTCCAAGGGGCCAGGATGGGGGACCAGGTGGTGGCCGCCAATGCGGTGCTGCTCAACTTCCTGCTGCTGATCTCCTACGCCCTGGACGGCATAGCCTATGCCGCCGAAGCCCTGACCGGTAGGGCGGTGGGCCAGGGGGATGAAAAGGCGCTGCGCTACTGGGTACGGCTGTGCGGCCAATGGTCCCTGGCTTTTGCCTTGGCTTTTGTGGCCCTGTTCGGCTTTTTTGGCGAGGGGATCATCGCCTTGCTGACCGACCTGCCGGCGGTGCGCCAGACGGCGGCCCAGTACCTTGGCTGGGTGGTGGCCCTGCCGCTGGTGGCGCTGTGGTGTTACCTGTTCGACGGGGTCTTTATCGGCGCGACCCGGGGCCGGGCCATGCGCAACAGCATGGTGCTGTCCACTTTCGGGGTGTTTTTTCCGGTGTGGTGGCTGGCCCAGGGGCTGGGCAACCACGGCCTGTGGCTGGCCCTGACCGCCTTTATGGCCATGCGTGGCCTGAGCCTCTGGTGGCTATACCGCCGGCCGGGCTTTGTCAGCGATTAA
- the nfuA gene encoding Fe-S biogenesis protein NfuA: MIRISEAAQAHFCKLLADQPDGTNIRVFVVNPGTANAECGVSYCPPDAVEASDVRLPFSGFDAVVDQASTPFLEAAEIDFVTDQMGSQLTLKAPNAKVRKVADDASLIERVDYVLQAQINPQLANHGGKVAVMEITEAGIAVLQFGGGCNGCSMVDVTLKEGIEKELLAAFPGELTGVRDMTEHQAGEHSYY, from the coding sequence ATGATCCGCATCTCCGAGGCCGCCCAGGCCCACTTCTGCAAACTGTTGGCCGATCAACCGGATGGCACCAATATCCGGGTGTTCGTGGTCAATCCCGGTACCGCCAACGCCGAGTGCGGCGTGTCCTATTGTCCCCCCGACGCCGTAGAGGCCAGCGACGTACGCCTGCCCTTCTCCGGTTTTGACGCCGTGGTGGACCAGGCTTCCACGCCCTTCCTGGAAGCCGCCGAAATCGACTTCGTCACCGACCAGATGGGTTCCCAGCTGACCCTCAAGGCGCCCAATGCCAAGGTTCGCAAGGTGGCCGACGACGCGTCCTTGATTGAGCGGGTAGACTATGTGCTGCAAGCCCAGATCAACCCCCAGCTGGCCAACCATGGCGGCAAGGTAGCGGTGATGGAAATCACCGAGGCCGGCATCGCCGTGCTGCAATTTGGCGGTGGCTGCAACGGTTGCTCCATGGTGGACGTGACCCTCAAGGAAGGCATAGAGAAAGAACTGTTGGCCGCCTTCCCAGGCGAGCTGACCGGGGTGCGCGACATGACCGAGCACCAGGCCGGCGAGCACTCCTACTACTGA
- a CDS encoding M14 family zinc carboxypeptidase — MKFSIPLLMLPALALAQPTADYFPGETFDAAKPTPESVLGFGIGDWHLRFDQQQAYLAKLAQQSDRIKPISIGRTTEQREQVLLAISSPQNLKDLDAIRQAHLQVRDGKRDPKLPAIVWLGYSVHGDEPSGANAAPLVAYWLAASQDQKVKAILDNTIVLIDPALNPDGMDRYANFANNQQGRHNSDSLSHRSRWQDFPAGRLSHYGFDLNRDWLLLTHPASQNRIRFWQQWMPQVFGDFHEMGPHGTFFFQPGVASRVNPLTPKENQAITKELAKDVAKGLDQQGRLYYTGESFDDFYWGKASSYGDAMGAIGILYEQARARGQRVATPFGDMTFTFTIENQLTASRQLLAGVLRNKERLADYQAAFFKDARKAAASDKIKGLVLKNPGDQARLDDLARVLTSHGIAVNQLGKDLELDGQKLKAGRDLYLSLDQPQYRLIKSVFGTATDFEDNTFYDVSAWNLGYAYNIQALAVGSWDNGASLAGQPWAPAKKVPPKVTPAYAWAFDWADSRAPALLADLLRADVKVFSLGSASDNGQVRLKAGDMLIPAGAQQPQGLLATLAELSARHGIALKAMDSGLSQSGADLGSPGLQRVKAPKLGLLVGRDIHAQRAGGAWQSLDTQAGVEVTLLEDSVLPWLDLGEFTHLLVPASAPLALNGAQGARLKRWVEQGGRLILMTDAVAWGVQQGLLNAELADDQARLAQFPTDQLSYADRDSHRAQTLIAGTQVLADLDSSHPLNFGLGSKRLPLMRDHEVMLAEVKGPFSVLARYDAKPLLAGFMAQPNRDALAGTPAAIAQHLGRGSVVAFLDDVSFRGIQRGSERWLSNALYFDF, encoded by the coding sequence ATGAAATTCTCTATCCCGCTCCTGATGTTGCCGGCCCTGGCGCTGGCCCAGCCCACCGCCGACTATTTCCCCGGCGAAACCTTCGACGCCGCCAAGCCCACCCCCGAATCGGTGCTGGGTTTTGGTATCGGGGACTGGCACCTGCGTTTTGACCAGCAGCAGGCCTACCTGGCCAAGCTGGCCCAGCAGTCGGACCGTATCAAACCCATCAGTATCGGCCGCACCACAGAGCAGCGGGAACAGGTGCTACTGGCCATCTCCAGCCCCCAAAACCTGAAAGACCTCGACGCCATCCGCCAGGCCCACCTGCAGGTACGGGACGGCAAACGCGACCCCAAATTGCCCGCCATCGTCTGGCTGGGGTACTCGGTGCACGGTGACGAGCCCTCCGGGGCCAATGCCGCGCCCCTGGTGGCCTATTGGCTGGCGGCCAGCCAGGACCAAAAGGTCAAGGCCATCCTCGACAACACCATAGTGCTGATAGACCCGGCCCTGAACCCGGATGGCATGGACAGGTACGCCAACTTTGCCAACAACCAGCAGGGCCGCCACAACTCCGACTCCCTCAGTCACCGCAGCCGCTGGCAGGACTTCCCGGCCGGGCGCCTGTCCCATTACGGCTTTGACCTCAACCGTGACTGGCTGCTGCTGACCCACCCGGCGTCCCAGAACCGCATCCGCTTCTGGCAGCAATGGATGCCGCAGGTATTCGGCGATTTCCACGAAATGGGCCCCCACGGCACCTTTTTCTTCCAGCCTGGCGTGGCCAGCAGGGTCAATCCCCTGACCCCCAAGGAAAACCAGGCCATCACCAAGGAACTGGCCAAGGACGTGGCCAAGGGCCTGGACCAGCAGGGCCGTCTTTACTACACCGGCGAGTCTTTCGACGATTTCTACTGGGGCAAGGCCTCCAGTTACGGGGACGCCATGGGGGCCATCGGCATCCTCTACGAGCAGGCCAGGGCCAGGGGCCAGCGGGTGGCCACCCCCTTCGGTGACATGACCTTTACCTTCACCATCGAAAACCAGCTCACCGCCAGCCGCCAACTGCTGGCCGGGGTGCTGCGCAACAAGGAAAGGCTGGCCGACTACCAGGCCGCTTTCTTCAAGGACGCCCGCAAGGCTGCGGCCAGCGACAAGATCAAAGGCCTGGTGCTGAAAAACCCCGGTGACCAGGCCCGCTTGGACGACTTGGCCCGGGTGTTGACCAGCCACGGCATCGCCGTCAACCAACTGGGCAAGGACCTGGAGCTGGATGGCCAAAAACTCAAGGCCGGCCGCGACCTCTACCTGTCTTTGGACCAACCCCAGTACCGCCTGATCAAGTCGGTGTTCGGCACCGCTACCGACTTTGAAGACAACACCTTCTACGACGTGTCCGCCTGGAACCTGGGCTATGCCTACAACATCCAGGCCCTGGCGGTGGGCAGCTGGGACAACGGCGCCAGTCTGGCGGGCCAGCCCTGGGCCCCGGCCAAGAAAGTGCCGCCCAAGGTGACCCCGGCCTATGCCTGGGCCTTCGATTGGGCCGACAGCCGTGCCCCGGCGCTGCTGGCCGACTTGCTGCGGGCCGACGTCAAGGTGTTCAGCCTGGGCAGCGCCAGCGACAACGGCCAAGTGCGGCTCAAGGCCGGTGACATGCTGATCCCCGCTGGCGCCCAGCAGCCCCAAGGGCTGCTTGCCACCCTGGCCGAGCTCAGTGCCCGCCATGGCATTGCCCTCAAGGCCATGGACTCTGGCCTGTCCCAGAGCGGCGCCGATCTCGGCAGCCCTGGGCTGCAACGAGTAAAGGCCCCCAAGCTGGGGCTGCTGGTGGGCCGGGACATCCACGCCCAGCGGGCCGGCGGTGCCTGGCAAAGCCTGGACACCCAGGCCGGGGTCGAAGTGACCCTGCTGGAAGACAGCGTGCTGCCCTGGCTGGACCTGGGGGAATTTACCCATCTGCTGGTGCCGGCCTCGGCGCCCCTGGCCCTGAACGGTGCCCAGGGGGCGCGGCTTAAGCGCTGGGTTGAACAGGGAGGCCGGCTGATCCTGATGACCGACGCCGTGGCTTGGGGGGTGCAGCAGGGCTTGCTGAACGCCGAATTGGCGGACGACCAGGCCCGTCTTGCTCAGTTCCCCACCGACCAGCTCAGCTACGCAGACCGCGACAGCCATAGGGCACAGACGCTGATAGCCGGTACCCAGGTCTTGGCGGATCTGGACAGCAGCCACCCGCTGAATTTCGGCCTGGGCAGCAAGCGCCTGCCGCTGATGCGGGACCATGAAGTGATGCTGGCCGAGGTGAAAGGCCCCTTCAGTGTGCTGGCCCGTTACGACGCCAAGCCGCTGCTGGCGGGCTTTATGGCCCAGCCCAACCGGGACGCTCTGGCCGGCACCCCGGCTGCCATCGCCCAGCATTTGGGCCGTGGCAGCGTAGTGGCCTTCTTGGATGACGTCAGTTTCAGGGGCATACAGCGGGGGTCGGAACGCTGGCTCAGTAACGCCCTCTATTTCGACTTCTGA
- a CDS encoding ComF family protein encodes MTSNIARILARLAALAKPTGRCWLCLEASHSPLCATCQGDLPAKGSRCRQCGEAGPAQCRACAQKAPPFDEVHFGVPYGPPLDALIHRFKYQRHWWLDAPLCQPLLAALAGVDRPDCLVPVPLHWSRRLWRGFNQAHLLAHHLGQALDLEVNPRLLRRQRATRQQQGLGRQARQRNLSRAFKLCGPVPAHVALVDDVMTTGTTAATLARLLKQAGCQKVQLWCLARA; translated from the coding sequence ATGACCTCCAATATTGCGCGCATCCTAGCCCGGCTGGCCGCCCTAGCCAAGCCCACCGGCCGTTGCTGGCTCTGCCTGGAAGCCAGTCACAGCCCCCTTTGCGCCACCTGCCAGGGGGATTTGCCGGCCAAAGGCAGCCGCTGCCGCCAATGCGGGGAAGCTGGCCCCGCGCAGTGCCGCGCCTGCGCGCAAAAAGCGCCGCCCTTTGATGAAGTGCACTTCGGCGTGCCTTATGGCCCGCCCCTTGACGCCCTTATCCACCGCTTCAAGTACCAGCGCCACTGGTGGCTGGATGCTCCCTTGTGCCAGCCGCTGCTGGCAGCCCTGGCCGGGGTAGACAGGCCGGACTGCCTGGTGCCGGTGCCCCTGCACTGGTCGCGCCGGCTCTGGCGCGGCTTTAACCAGGCGCACTTGCTAGCCCACCATCTGGGCCAGGCCCTGGACCTTGAAGTGAATCCAAGACTGCTGCGCCGGCAAAGAGCCACCCGCCAGCAGCAGGGCCTGGGCCGCCAGGCGCGCCAGCGCAATCTCAGCCGGGCTTTCAAACTATGCGGCCCGGTGCCGGCCCATGTGGCCCTGGTGGACGACGTAATGACCACAGGCACCACGGCGGCCACCCTGGCCAGGTTGCTGAAACAGGCCGGTTGCCAGAAGGTGCAGCTTTGGTGCCTGGCCAGGGCCTAG
- the bioH gene encoding pimeloyl-ACP methyl ester esterase BioH, translating into MSAPTLVMLHGWGVNGAVFSSLLPYLEGLDIRVVDLPGFGDAAAEPAYDHIDGLARALADKVPQEAVWLGWSLGGLAATQAAIKGYGRPRALITLASSPAFVADAHWPGIKPMVLKQFAGALDGDLQQVIDRFLAIQAMGAPSAKADIKVLREKVAQRALPSLAALAGGLKILDNTDLRPELASLGLPFLRLYGRLDALVPVKQAPLVDELAPASSSHVFEHASHAPFISHPQETAQVLRDFVATL; encoded by the coding sequence ATGTCAGCACCCACCTTGGTCATGCTGCACGGTTGGGGGGTCAACGGTGCAGTCTTCTCTTCCTTGCTGCCCTATCTAGAGGGGCTGGATATAAGGGTGGTCGATCTGCCCGGATTTGGCGACGCCGCCGCCGAGCCAGCCTACGACCATATCGACGGCCTGGCCCGGGCCCTGGCCGACAAGGTACCCCAAGAGGCCGTTTGGCTGGGCTGGTCCCTGGGGGGGCTGGCCGCCACTCAGGCCGCCATCAAGGGCTATGGCCGGCCAAGGGCCCTGATCACCCTGGCCTCCAGCCCGGCCTTCGTGGCCGATGCCCATTGGCCTGGTATCAAACCCATGGTGCTCAAGCAGTTTGCCGGCGCCCTGGACGGGGATTTGCAGCAGGTGATCGACCGCTTCCTGGCTATCCAGGCCATGGGGGCGCCCAGTGCCAAGGCCGACATCAAGGTGCTGCGGGAAAAGGTAGCCCAGCGGGCCCTGCCCAGCCTTGCGGCCCTGGCCGGGGGCCTGAAGATCCTCGATAACACCGATCTCAGGCCCGAACTGGCCAGTCTGGGGCTACCCTTTTTGCGCCTCTACGGGCGTTTGGACGCCCTGGTACCGGTCAAACAGGCGCCCCTGGTGGATGAACTGGCCCCGGCCAGTAGCAGCCATGTGTTTGAACATGCTTCCCACGCGCCCTTTATTTCCCACCCCCAAGAAACGGCTCAAGTCTTGCGCGATTTTGTCGCTACATTGTGA
- the creD gene encoding cell envelope integrity protein CreD: MSHTPSVTSKALIVGVMAILLLIPVFLVQLVISERTDRRDQVVNDIASTWGQAQELSGPVLVIPGVRHVQRNDGSWFNQSYVSYFLPKSLQVNAQAAPELRSRSLYETAVYVADLKFQGHFDMDELAQHLANDPQLLPQKAELMFGISDMKGVKDNIQLLLDGKPRSLTPGVRSNLLDSGVSTPLDLSGRRSTLPFEITLSLRGSSRLSFIPVGENTQVQVSSSWSGPSFDGAFLPTERKVSDQGFDAAWKVLHFNRNYPQFFEGNDYHFNGSDFGVSFLVTADSYQQAMRISKYAILVIALTFMTFFFVEALLNSRVHPLQYLLVGLALGIFYILLLAFSEHTGFGIAYLLASIATIGLIGSYSLAVLRSRKLAALVAGVLALLYGYIYVILQLEDLALLMGALGLFAVLALVMYLTRRLDWYGLDNGN; this comes from the coding sequence ATGTCACATACACCTTCGGTGACCTCCAAGGCCCTTATTGTCGGGGTCATGGCCATCTTGCTGTTGATCCCCGTGTTCCTGGTCCAATTGGTGATCAGCGAACGCACAGACAGGCGCGATCAGGTAGTCAACGACATTGCCTCCACCTGGGGCCAGGCCCAGGAGCTGTCCGGCCCGGTGTTGGTCATCCCCGGCGTGCGCCATGTTCAGCGCAATGACGGCAGCTGGTTCAACCAAAGCTATGTCAGCTATTTCCTGCCCAAGTCGTTGCAGGTCAATGCCCAGGCCGCCCCCGAGCTGCGCAGCCGCAGCCTCTACGAGACCGCCGTCTATGTTGCCGATCTCAAATTCCAGGGCCATTTCGACATGGACGAACTGGCCCAGCACCTGGCCAATGACCCGCAACTGCTACCCCAAAAGGCCGAGTTGATGTTCGGCATCAGTGACATGAAAGGGGTCAAGGACAATATCCAGCTGCTGCTGGACGGCAAGCCCAGATCCCTGACTCCCGGGGTACGCAGCAACCTGCTGGACAGCGGTGTCAGCACCCCTTTGGATCTCAGTGGCCGCCGCAGCACCTTGCCCTTCGAGATCACCCTGTCCCTGCGCGGCTCCAGCCGCCTGAGCTTTATCCCGGTAGGGGAAAACACCCAGGTGCAGGTCAGTTCCAGCTGGAGCGGCCCCAGTTTCGACGGTGCCTTCCTGCCCACCGAGCGTAAGGTCAGTGACCAAGGCTTTGACGCCGCCTGGAAGGTGCTGCATTTCAATCGTAACTACCCGCAGTTCTTCGAGGGCAACGACTACCACTTCAATGGCAGTGACTTTGGGGTCAGCTTCCTGGTGACCGCCGACAGCTACCAGCAGGCCATGCGTATCAGCAAATACGCCATCTTGGTGATAGCCCTGACCTTTATGACTTTCTTCTTTGTCGAAGCCCTGCTCAATAGCCGGGTCCATCCCCTGCAATACCTGCTGGTGGGCCTGGCCCTGGGCATCTTCTACATACTGCTGCTGGCGTTCAGCGAGCATACCGGCTTCGGTATCGCCTACCTGCTGGCCAGCATCGCCACCATTGGCCTTATCGGCAGTTACAGCCTGGCGGTGCTGCGTAGCCGCAAGCTGGCGGCCCTGGTGGCCGGGGTCTTGGCCCTGCTCTACGGCTATATCTATGTGATCTTGCAGCTCGAAGACCTGGCGCTGCTGATGGGGGCTTTGGGCCTGTTCGCCGTCCTGGCCCTGGTGATGTACCTCACCCGCCGCCTGGATTGGTATGGGCTGGATAACGGCAACTAA
- a CDS encoding Tex family protein: MINNKIAEELGVREAQVSAAVALLDEGSTVPFIARYRKEVTGGLDDTQLRNLESRLGYLRELEDRRQAIIKSIDEQGKLTDQLKKDLLGADTKTVLEELYLPYKPKRRTKGQIAIEQGLEPLADELLNNAGCDPQALAEQFVTGDVSDVKAALEGARYILMERFAEDAALLEKIRSYLWGNAQLTAKVMDGKEIEGAKFSDYFSHSEPLAKVPSHRALAMLRGRNEGILALAINADPGQEEGVKTSYCELIIAKHLGFNLGDSPRDTWLKQVLNWTWRIKILMYMETELMGRVRDAAETEAIKVFGDNLKDLLMAAPAGPKVVMGLDPGIRTGCKVALVDDTGKVLGTATIYPFEPKRQYAQSIDALEQLCRKFKVDLIAIGNGTASRETDRMVAEMFKKAPDLKVTKVVVSEAGASVYSASELAANEFPDLDVSLRGAVSIARRLQDPLAELVKIDPKSIGVGQYQHDVNQSQLAKALDAVVEDCVNGVGVDLNTASVPLLARVSGLNSTLAGNLVAWRNENGAFKSRKQLLKVPRLGPKAFEQCAGFLRIMNGDNPLDASGVHPEAYPVVEKIKASTGKVEAALIGNSDVLRKLKPGDFVDAQFGLPTVTDILKELDKPGRDPRPEFTTASFAEGVETLNDLKPGMVLEGVVTNVTNFGAFVDIGVHQDGLVHISAMSERRINDPREVVKAGLVVKVKVMEVDIPRKRIALSMRLSDEPGQQAGGARSSGGNRPERSGNNRSAGKPQTQGLGGSSGNSAMADALKAALKR, translated from the coding sequence ATGATCAATAACAAAATTGCCGAAGAGCTTGGCGTCCGCGAAGCTCAGGTCAGTGCGGCCGTTGCCCTGTTGGACGAAGGTTCCACCGTCCCCTTTATCGCCCGTTACCGCAAAGAGGTGACCGGCGGCCTGGACGACACCCAGCTGCGTAACCTCGAGTCCCGTTTGGGTTACCTGCGCGAATTGGAAGACCGCCGCCAGGCCATCATCAAAAGCATCGACGAGCAGGGCAAACTCACCGACCAGCTGAAAAAAGACCTGCTGGGGGCCGACACCAAGACGGTACTGGAAGAGCTGTACCTGCCCTATAAACCCAAGCGCCGCACCAAGGGCCAGATTGCCATAGAGCAGGGCCTTGAGCCCCTGGCCGATGAGCTGCTCAATAACGCCGGCTGCGACCCGCAGGCCCTGGCCGAGCAGTTTGTCACTGGTGACGTGAGTGACGTAAAAGCCGCCCTGGAAGGGGCTCGCTACATCCTGATGGAGCGCTTTGCCGAAGACGCGGCGCTGTTGGAGAAGATCCGCAGCTACCTGTGGGGCAACGCCCAACTCACCGCCAAAGTGATGGACGGCAAAGAGATTGAGGGCGCCAAGTTCAGCGACTACTTCAGCCATTCAGAACCCCTGGCCAAGGTGCCCTCGCACCGGGCGCTGGCCATGCTGCGTGGCCGCAACGAAGGCATTCTGGCCCTGGCCATCAACGCCGACCCAGGCCAGGAAGAGGGCGTGAAAACCTCTTACTGCGAGCTGATTATCGCCAAGCACCTGGGCTTTAACCTGGGCGACAGCCCCCGCGACACCTGGCTCAAGCAGGTGCTGAACTGGACCTGGCGCATCAAGATTTTGATGTACATGGAAACCGAGCTGATGGGCCGGGTGCGAGACGCCGCCGAGACGGAAGCCATCAAGGTGTTCGGCGACAACCTCAAAGACTTGCTGATGGCCGCGCCCGCCGGCCCGAAAGTGGTGATGGGCCTGGACCCGGGTATCCGCACCGGCTGCAAGGTGGCGCTGGTGGACGACACCGGCAAGGTGCTGGGCACCGCCACCATCTACCCCTTCGAACCCAAGCGCCAATATGCCCAGTCCATCGACGCCCTGGAGCAGCTGTGCCGCAAGTTCAAGGTGGACTTGATTGCCATCGGCAACGGCACCGCCAGCCGCGAGACCGACCGCATGGTGGCCGAGATGTTTAAAAAGGCCCCGGATCTGAAAGTCACCAAGGTGGTGGTAAGCGAAGCAGGGGCTTCTGTCTATTCCGCCTCGGAGCTGGCCGCCAACGAATTCCCGGACCTGGACGTGTCTTTGCGCGGCGCCGTTTCCATCGCCCGCCGCCTGCAAGACCCGCTGGCGGAATTGGTGAAAATCGACCCCAAATCCATAGGTGTGGGCCAGTACCAGCACGATGTGAACCAAAGCCAGCTGGCCAAGGCCCTGGACGCGGTGGTGGAAGACTGCGTAAACGGCGTGGGGGTGGATCTCAATACCGCCTCGGTGCCGCTATTGGCGCGGGTATCGGGCCTTAACAGCACCCTGGCCGGCAACCTGGTGGCCTGGCGCAACGAGAACGGCGCCTTCAAGAGCCGCAAGCAGCTTTTGAAAGTGCCGCGCCTGGGGCCCAAGGCCTTCGAGCAGTGCGCCGGTTTCCTTCGCATCATGAACGGCGACAACCCCCTGGACGCCTCCGGCGTGCACCCCGAAGCCTACCCTGTGGTGGAGAAAATCAAGGCCAGCACCGGCAAGGTGGAAGCGGCGCTGATTGGTAACTCTGATGTGCTGAGAAAGCTCAAGCCCGGCGACTTTGTAGACGCGCAGTTCGGCCTGCCCACCGTCACCGATATCTTGAAAGAGCTGGACAAACCCGGCCGCGACCCGCGCCCCGAGTTCACCACCGCCAGCTTTGCCGAAGGGGTGGAAACCCTTAACGATCTCAAGCCCGGCATGGTCCTTGAAGGGGTGGTGACCAACGTCACCAACTTCGGCGCCTTCGTGGATATTGGGGTTCACCAGGACGGCCTGGTGCACATCAGCGCCATGAGCGAGCGCCGCATCAACGACCCGAGGGAAGTGGTGAAAGCGGGCCTGGTGGTAAAGGTCAAAGTGATGGAAGTGGACATACCGCGTAAGCGCATCGCCCTTTCCATGCGCCTTAGCGACGAGCCTGGCCAGCAGGCCGGTGGCGCCCGCAGCAGCGGCGGCAATCGCCCCGAGCGCTCTGGTAATAACCGCAGCGCCGGTAAGCCCCAGACCCAGGGCCTCGGCGGCAGCAGCGGCAACTCGGCCATGGCCGACGCCCTCAAAGCCGCGCTAAAGCGCTAA